The following coding sequences are from one Malaciobacter pacificus window:
- a CDS encoding choice-of-anchor I family protein codes for MNKSYLSLSACALLATFTFVGCGSSSNTTTSTGTLQLNPALGNITYDCGDGEKTTDENGKYSYIAGSECEFTFGGVKLKANPSANLTIESILEDTTKNPNVSQGAIWGYISAATGLSQAELSSAGKVSLSDAFKSATDDISDFTSFDSLSEDLEASSGFAALTDSNGKFLKDKFASNKAKISSAKTAKRVDVRFEEIETPVSSDDKLTQQASSKVMINDEEQAISYKTIFRTGLEGNGEVLGQSKDYQDKLITFEDGSPYICNGSKGAENREEGSGMDFTSLHNVDGKIFAISQYECALGSMYMMELEQKGDGELIAKKDTLQYISQKDEFGGFVHCAGQTTPWSSHLSSEEYEPDAKDTSKNSYHLELKKYWGENDYSAYYYGWTPEVKIENEKPVYSKHYAMGRFSHELSYVMPDNKTVYMSDDGTNVGLFMYVSDTAKDLSAGTLYAAKWNQTSEVGIGLGEADIQWISLGHATNEQIRAIIDPDGDITTNDAPTFADIFDISEGTDGSCTQGYVSINTSAGHECLKIKEGMELAASRLETRRYAAYMGATTEFRKEEGITFDKNSGKLYVAMSEVSKGMAADSSNDLGGNDDIKVEANKCGGIYALDVSTNSVKDTNESVIPSKYVVENMYGILSGNPISYAEGTTYAGNSCDVNGIANPDNVTFLPNSDVLIIGEDAGSSVHQNNVVWSYNVKTEELSRIFTTPLSAETTSPFWYPELANGFGYLSVVTQHPSFDSTDEGESAFGYVGPFKNLTSLENVKSIDSVTKIATLDTKVEGGSEIVAFDKDSKKMFTTNGKNNTLDITPINEDGTIGSTTAIDLSAYGAGVQSVAVSNGKVAVAVGSDDKVNTKGKVVIFDTAGVLVSQTTVGYLPDMVTFSEDGNKVIVANEGEPDASSGTYVDVAGTIGIVTVANTDKDDNANGYAEVGFENATLSDALDGTPVRLGGTPSNDKALDLEPEYITVSGTYAYVTLQENNAVAKIDISTSTPVVIAVKSLGAKDYSSENLIDIEEEGYALFKNYPGLKGLYMPDSISSYKVDGKTYLVTANEGDGREYLDSADEDVFVDEKKISKLDLDSSIAAAYEDENDLKVVTDMGDSNNDGLYEELYTYGARSFTIWDDEANLVWDSGDALSKLTSKMMPNLFNQDEGEIDGRSGNKGVEPEALTVGKIGTQTYAFVGLERQNAIVVYDITTPENAKFVKFINTEAQGDISPEGMSFVDAENSPTGNALLLVAFEVSGTTAVYEIK; via the coding sequence ATGAATAAAAGCTATCTAAGTTTAAGTGCGTGTGCACTTTTAGCTACTTTTACGTTTGTTGGTTGTGGAAGTTCAAGTAATACTACTACTTCAACTGGTACACTACAATTAAATCCAGCTTTAGGAAATATTACTTATGACTGTGGAGATGGAGAAAAAACTACAGATGAAAATGGAAAATATTCATATATAGCAGGAAGTGAGTGTGAATTTACTTTTGGAGGAGTTAAGTTAAAAGCAAATCCATCTGCAAATCTTACAATTGAATCAATTTTAGAAGACACTACAAAAAACCCTAATGTATCTCAAGGTGCAATTTGGGGATATATTTCTGCTGCAACAGGTTTAAGTCAAGCTGAACTTTCAAGTGCAGGGAAAGTATCTCTTTCTGATGCATTTAAAAGTGCAACTGATGATATAAGTGATTTTACTTCTTTTGATAGTTTAAGTGAAGATTTAGAAGCAAGTTCAGGTTTTGCAGCTTTAACAGACTCAAATGGTAAATTTTTAAAAGATAAATTTGCATCAAATAAAGCAAAAATCTCTTCAGCTAAAACTGCTAAAAGAGTAGATGTTAGATTTGAAGAGATTGAAACACCAGTTTCAAGTGATGATAAACTTACACAACAAGCTAGCTCAAAAGTTATGATTAATGATGAAGAACAAGCAATTTCATATAAAACTATTTTTAGAACTGGATTAGAAGGAAATGGAGAAGTTTTAGGACAATCAAAAGATTATCAAGATAAATTAATTACATTTGAAGATGGAAGTCCTTATATTTGTAATGGTTCTAAAGGTGCTGAAAATAGAGAAGAAGGTTCAGGAATGGATTTTACTTCATTACATAATGTAGATGGGAAAATCTTTGCTATTTCTCAATATGAGTGTGCACTAGGTTCTATGTATATGATGGAATTAGAGCAAAAAGGAGATGGTGAACTAATTGCAAAAAAAGATACACTTCAATATATCTCTCAAAAAGATGAGTTTGGTGGATTTGTTCACTGTGCAGGTCAAACAACACCTTGGTCTTCTCATTTATCTTCTGAAGAGTATGAGCCAGATGCAAAAGACACTAGTAAAAATAGTTATCATTTAGAACTAAAGAAATACTGGGGAGAGAATGATTATAGTGCATATTACTATGGATGGACTCCTGAAGTAAAAATTGAAAATGAAAAACCAGTTTATTCAAAACATTATGCAATGGGAAGATTTTCCCATGAATTATCTTATGTAATGCCTGATAATAAAACAGTTTACATGAGTGATGATGGTACAAATGTTGGATTATTTATGTATGTATCTGATACTGCTAAAGATTTAAGTGCTGGAACATTATATGCTGCAAAATGGAATCAAACATCTGAAGTTGGTATTGGTTTAGGTGAAGCAGATATTCAATGGATCTCTTTAGGTCATGCTACAAATGAACAAATTAGAGCAATTATCGACCCTGATGGGGATATTACTACAAATGATGCTCCAACATTTGCTGATATTTTTGATATTAGTGAAGGAACAGATGGTTCTTGTACACAAGGGTATGTTTCTATTAATACAAGTGCAGGACATGAGTGTTTAAAAATAAAAGAGGGTATGGAATTAGCAGCATCTAGATTAGAAACTAGAAGATATGCAGCTTATATGGGTGCTACAACTGAGTTTAGAAAAGAAGAGGGTATTACTTTTGATAAAAACTCTGGAAAGTTATATGTTGCTATGAGTGAAGTTTCAAAAGGTATGGCCGCAGATTCATCTAATGATTTAGGTGGAAATGATGATATAAAAGTTGAAGCTAATAAGTGTGGAGGAATTTATGCTTTAGATGTTTCAACTAATAGTGTAAAAGATACAAATGAGTCTGTAATACCTTCAAAATATGTTGTTGAAAATATGTATGGAATTTTATCTGGGAATCCTATTTCTTATGCAGAAGGAACTACTTATGCAGGTAATTCTTGTGATGTAAATGGTATTGCAAACCCTGATAATGTAACTTTCTTACCAAACTCTGATGTATTAATTATTGGAGAAGATGCTGGTTCAAGTGTTCATCAAAATAATGTTGTTTGGAGTTATAATGTAAAAACTGAAGAGTTAAGTAGAATTTTTACTACACCTTTAAGTGCTGAAACAACTTCACCATTTTGGTATCCTGAACTTGCAAATGGATTTGGATATTTATCTGTTGTAACTCAACACCCAAGTTTTGATTCAACTGATGAAGGAGAGTCAGCATTTGGTTATGTAGGGCCATTTAAAAACTTAACTTCTTTAGAAAATGTAAAATCAATTGACTCTGTAACAAAAATTGCTACACTAGACACAAAAGTTGAAGGTGGAAGTGAGATTGTTGCTTTTGATAAAGATTCAAAAAAAATGTTTACAACAAATGGTAAAAATAATACTTTAGATATTACACCAATAAATGAAGATGGAACAATAGGTTCAACAACTGCTATTGATTTATCAGCTTATGGAGCAGGAGTTCAAAGTGTTGCTGTATCAAATGGAAAAGTTGCCGTTGCAGTTGGAAGCGATGATAAAGTAAATACTAAAGGTAAAGTTGTGATTTTTGACACAGCAGGAGTTTTAGTATCTCAAACTACAGTTGGATATTTACCTGATATGGTAACATTTAGTGAAGATGGAAATAAAGTGATTGTTGCAAATGAAGGTGAACCTGATGCAAGTTCGGGAACTTATGTTGATGTTGCTGGAACTATTGGTATTGTAACTGTTGCAAATACTGATAAAGATGATAATGCAAATGGATATGCTGAGGTTGGATTTGAAAATGCAACATTAAGCGATGCACTTGATGGAACACCAGTTAGATTAGGTGGAACACCAAGTAATGATAAAGCTTTAGATTTAGAACCAGAGTATATTACAGTTAGTGGAACTTACGCTTATGTAACATTACAAGAAAATAACGCAGTAGCTAAAATTGATATTAGTACATCAACTCCTGTTGTAATAGCTGTTAAATCTTTAGGAGCTAAAGATTATTCTAGTGAAAATTTAATTGATATTGAAGAAGAGGGATATGCTTTATTTAAAAACTATCCAGGATTAAAAGGTTTATATATGCCTGACTCAATCTCTTCATATAAAGTTGATGGTAAAACTTATTTAGTTACTGCTAATGAAGGTGATGGAAGAGAGTATTTAGATTCAGCAGATGAAGATGTATTTGTAGATGAAAAGAAAATCTCTAAGTTAGACTTAGACTCTTCAATAGCTGCTGCTTATGAAGATGAAAATGACTTAAAAGTAGTAACTGATATGGGTGATTCAAATAACGATGGTTTATATGAAGAATTATATACTTATGGTGCAAGAAGTTTTACTATTTGGGATGATGAAGCAAATTTAGTTTGGGATAGTGGTGATGCACTTTCTAAATTAACATCTAAAATGATGCCAAATTTATTTAACCAAGATGAAGGTGAAATTGATGGTAGAAGTGGAAATAAAGGTGTTGAACCTGAAGCTTTAACTGTTGGGAAAATAGGAACACAAACTTATGCTTTTGTAGGATTAGAAAGACAAAATGCAATTGTAGTTTATGATATTACAACTCCTGAAAATGCAAAATTTGTTAAGTTTATAAATACTGAAGCACAAGGTGATATTTCACCTGAAGGTATGAGTTTTGTTGATGCTGAAAACTCTCCTACTGGAAATGCACTATTACTAGTTGCTTTTGAAGTTAGTGGAACAACAGCTGTATATGAAATCAAATAA
- a CDS encoding DUF1007 family protein: MKKLSLFIFLTISLYAHPHYFLDSSLEVSNENIKNIWKFDRLNSKILMFDFDKNKNKILDEEEKIEFLNSHFFKLKQNNYNIFLANEETEFNIEPKNVDLVFDKKRLSIVFDIPFHLSSDTTICTMDEKIMLAYKLDKLNTNYKTDIQKSEYDYCIGVLK, encoded by the coding sequence ATGAAAAAGTTAAGTCTATTTATTTTTTTAACAATAAGTTTATATGCACATCCTCACTATTTTTTAGATTCAAGTTTGGAAGTTTCAAATGAAAATATAAAAAATATTTGGAAATTTGATAGATTAAATTCAAAAATATTGATGTTTGATTTTGATAAGAATAAAAATAAAATATTAGATGAAGAAGAAAAAATAGAGTTTTTAAACTCTCATTTTTTTAAATTAAAACAGAACAATTATAATATATTTTTAGCAAATGAGGAAACGGAATTTAACATTGAACCTAAAAATGTTGATTTAGTTTTTGATAAAAAAAGATTAAGTATAGTTTTTGATATACCTTTTCATCTTTCAAGTGATACTACAATATGTACAATGGATGAAAAAATAATGCTTGCTTATAAATTAGATAAATTAAACACAAATTATAAAACAGATATTCAAAAAAGTGAATATGATTATTGTATTGGAGTATTAAAATGA
- a CDS encoding nickel/cobalt transporter, translated as MTNFYDSFLNFVISTQQKINLTISDSFDKLESGDNSMFMYILAVSFIYGLIHALGPGHGKMVIASYFLVKGAKMKEAFKAGFLTSIIHTISALAITFVLYLFFESAITKYFSDINTNIYKISAIFIIAIALFLLYETYKDRNEKEKFQRVGNKSLLAVTMSIGIVPCPGVMSIVLFSIILGYINLGILSAITMSIGMGITISLAAILSTQIKKSKSKNLSSIMNIITYGGIAVLFSMGAILLV; from the coding sequence ATGACAAATTTTTATGATAGTTTTTTAAACTTTGTAATAAGTACACAGCAAAAAATAAATTTAACAATAAGTGATTCTTTTGATAAATTAGAATCAGGTGATAATAGTATGTTTATGTATATTTTAGCTGTTTCTTTTATTTATGGGCTGATTCATGCTTTAGGGCCAGGTCATGGAAAAATGGTAATTGCAAGCTACTTTTTAGTTAAAGGTGCAAAAATGAAAGAAGCTTTTAAAGCAGGTTTTTTAACTTCTATTATTCACACAATTTCTGCTTTAGCTATTACTTTTGTACTATATCTATTTTTTGAAAGTGCAATTACAAAATATTTTTCTGATATAAATACGAATATATATAAGATATCGGCTATATTTATTATAGCAATAGCTCTATTTTTATTATATGAAACATATAAAGATAGAAATGAAAAAGAAAAGTTTCAAAGAGTAGGAAATAAAAGCTTATTAGCAGTCACGATGAGTATAGGAATTGTGCCCTGTCCTGGTGTTATGTCAATAGTTCTTTTTTCTATAATCTTAGGATATATAAATCTTGGAATTTTAAGTGCTATAACTATGAGTATTGGAATGGGAATCACAATTTCATTAGCTGCTATTTTATCAACACAAATAAAAAAATCAAAAAGTAAGAATCTTAGCTCAATTATGAATATTATTACTTATGGTGGAATTGCTGTGTTATTTTCAATGGGGGCTATACTATTAGTATGA
- a CDS encoding 5'-nucleotidase C-terminal domain-containing protein: protein MNKSYLSLSACALLATFTFVGCGSSNSSSTSSGTLQLNPTLGNIDYICGSTSGTTDESGKYKFSSGDECEFTFGGVTLKATPSANLTIESILEDTTKNPNISQDAIWGYVSAATGLSQAELSKAGKAHIKDDFKNATDDITDFSSFDRFETALLDDDDFALLTDENDISLKEKFETNKAKISSAKTTKRVDVRFEGISTPVKEETKLTQQSSSKVYINGEEQEINYTPIMKTGFKDTNDEVFGLVKDMNDKIISFEDGNPYICNGTNEGVGSGLDYTSFLNVNDKLYMVSQFECQIGAMYMTELVQNEETGALTPKEGTLEFISQKDEFGGFVHCAGQKTPWESHLGSEEYENDARAVEKAGFDKAVGSTSYDETVKFWGGDFEKMSPYYYGWTPEVKITQEGEADYSKHYAMGRFSHELSYVMPDNKTVYMSDDGTNVGLYMFVADKPTDLTSGTLYAAKWEQTSEVGVGAGEADISWINLGHATNSEIREYLDPDGDVSTNDGLKFSDIFDAVDGTDGTCSEGYTSINTSVGHECLKIKDGMKKAASRLETRRYSAMMGATTEFRKEEGITYDKNTGTLYVAMSSVERGMEDKQKSGKSETKYDIGGNNDIKVQYNSCGAIYALDVNANEAMDLEKNSISSKYVVNNMYSILEGNPTTYDENSDYSENGCDVNGISNPDNVTFLENSNILMIGEDTGKHENNMVWAYDVQTKELTRVFTTPIGAETTSPFWYTDLANGYGYMSVVTQHPDDKTSDAGQSVIGYVGPFKNLTKLEATDTVSIFHVNDTHSHISSEGMDLEINGTEIEFDVGGYARYVTKLDELKKNKPNSLILNAGDVFQGTLYYSLFKGEADAAAMNMIKWDAYALGNHEFDDGDEGLKSFLDMLNEDISVISSNVVPQSGNILENYWKPYIVKEINGKKVGVIGIDIVGKTKNSSNPSDTITFLNEIETAQKYIDELKDNGVDRVVLLTHQGYDYDLAMAPQLSGVDVIVGGDSHSLLGDFSKLGLSSVSNDYPTKVSDKDGNKVCVVQAWEYGHILGDLDVVFNKDGEVIDCSGTPRLLVGTDSIDENLLSTVNEVISDNKNIEVVVEDEATLNVIKNYENQVDVKKALVIGEASETLGHNRIPGDMKDGVSNLPLGSDIAPIVAKSFYDLSNLADACIQNAGGVRVKIDSGNITMGDAYTLLPFANTLFEIKMKAQEIKDVLEDAIEEAFYGGEDMTVSTGSFPYSYGLKYDVDASAQAGNRIQNLEMKDRETGTWSTLNLSDDTTLYTIVTNSYTAGGKDGYLTFKSVQDERGVGTDTYLDYAMSFVKYVETKAANNELVTKLPAQDHPIKSFVGLK from the coding sequence ATGAATAAAAGCTATCTAAGTTTAAGTGCATGTGCACTTTTAGCTACTTTTACGTTTGTTGGTTGTGGAAGTTCTAATAGTTCTTCTACTTCATCAGGTACATTACAATTAAATCCAACTCTTGGTAATATTGATTATATTTGTGGTTCTACTAGTGGAACTACAGATGAAAGTGGTAAATATAAATTTAGTTCAGGAGATGAGTGTGAATTTACTTTTGGTGGAGTTACTTTAAAAGCAACACCATCTGCAAATCTTACAATTGAATCAATTTTAGAAGACACTACAAAAAATCCTAATATATCACAAGATGCAATTTGGGGATATGTTTCTGCTGCGACTGGATTATCTCAAGCTGAATTATCAAAAGCTGGAAAAGCTCATATAAAAGATGATTTTAAAAATGCAACTGATGATATTACTGATTTTTCTTCATTTGATAGATTTGAAACAGCACTATTAGATGATGATGATTTTGCTTTATTAACTGATGAAAATGATATATCTTTAAAAGAAAAGTTTGAAACAAATAAAGCAAAAATTTCTTCAGCTAAAACTACAAAAAGAGTTGATGTTAGATTTGAAGGAATTTCTACACCTGTAAAAGAAGAAACAAAATTAACTCAACAATCAAGCAGTAAAGTTTATATAAATGGAGAAGAACAAGAAATCAATTACACTCCTATTATGAAAACTGGTTTTAAAGATACAAATGATGAAGTTTTCGGATTAGTTAAAGATATGAATGATAAGATTATTTCATTTGAAGATGGCAATCCTTATATTTGTAATGGTACAAATGAAGGTGTTGGTTCAGGCTTAGACTATACATCTTTTTTAAATGTTAATGATAAATTATATATGGTTTCTCAATTTGAGTGTCAAATCGGTGCTATGTATATGACTGAGTTAGTTCAAAATGAGGAAACTGGTGCTTTAACTCCTAAAGAGGGTACATTAGAATTTATTTCTCAAAAAGATGAATTTGGTGGTTTTGTTCACTGTGCAGGACAAAAAACACCTTGGGAGTCTCATTTAGGTTCAGAAGAGTATGAAAATGATGCAAGAGCAGTAGAAAAAGCTGGGTTTGATAAAGCAGTTGGGAGTACTTCTTATGATGAAACTGTAAAATTCTGGGGTGGTGATTTTGAAAAGATGAGTCCATATTATTATGGTTGGACACCAGAAGTAAAAATCACACAAGAGGGTGAAGCTGATTATTCAAAACATTATGCGATGGGTAGATTTTCCCATGAATTATCTTATGTAATGCCAGATAATAAAACAGTTTATATGAGTGATGATGGTACAAATGTTGGATTATATATGTTTGTTGCAGATAAACCAACTGATTTAACATCAGGTACATTATATGCTGCAAAATGGGAACAAACATCTGAAGTTGGTGTTGGTGCAGGTGAAGCTGATATTTCATGGATTAATTTAGGGCATGCTACAAATAGTGAAATTAGAGAATATTTAGATCCAGATGGTGATGTTTCAACTAATGATGGATTAAAATTCTCAGATATCTTTGATGCAGTTGATGGAACAGATGGAACTTGTTCAGAAGGTTATACTTCAATAAATACAAGTGTAGGACATGAGTGTTTAAAAATCAAAGATGGTATGAAAAAAGCAGCTTCAAGACTTGAAACAAGAAGATACTCAGCTATGATGGGAGCAACAACTGAATTTAGAAAAGAAGAAGGTATTACATATGATAAAAATACTGGAACTTTATATGTTGCTATGAGTTCTGTTGAAAGAGGAATGGAAGATAAGCAAAAATCTGGAAAGAGTGAAACTAAATACGATATTGGTGGAAATAATGATATTAAAGTGCAATACAATAGTTGTGGAGCTATTTATGCCCTTGATGTAAATGCTAATGAGGCTATGGATTTAGAAAAAAATAGTATTTCATCTAAATATGTTGTAAATAACATGTACTCAATTTTAGAAGGTAATCCAACAACTTATGATGAAAATTCAGATTATTCAGAAAATGGTTGTGACGTAAATGGAATTTCTAATCCAGATAATGTAACTTTCTTAGAAAATTCAAACATTTTAATGATTGGTGAAGATACTGGTAAACATGAAAATAATATGGTTTGGGCTTATGATGTACAAACAAAAGAGTTAACAAGAGTATTTACTACTCCTATTGGTGCTGAAACGACTTCTCCATTTTGGTATACAGATTTAGCAAATGGTTATGGATATATGTCAGTTGTGACACAACATCCAGATGATAAAACAAGTGATGCTGGTCAGTCTGTTATTGGTTATGTAGGACCATTTAAAAATCTAACTAAATTAGAAGCAACAGATACTGTTTCTATCTTCCATGTAAACGATACTCATTCACATATTTCAAGTGAAGGGATGGATTTAGAGATTAATGGAACTGAAATTGAGTTTGATGTAGGTGGATATGCTAGATATGTAACAAAATTAGATGAGTTAAAGAAAAATAAACCAAACTCTTTAATTTTAAATGCAGGTGATGTATTTCAAGGTACATTATATTACTCATTATTTAAAGGTGAAGCTGATGCTGCTGCTATGAATATGATTAAGTGGGATGCTTATGCTTTAGGAAATCATGAGTTTGATGATGGAGATGAGGGCTTAAAATCTTTCTTAGATATGTTAAATGAAGATATTTCGGTTATCTCTTCAAATGTTGTACCACAAAGTGGAAATATTTTAGAAAATTATTGGAAGCCTTATATTGTAAAAGAGATAAATGGTAAAAAAGTTGGTGTAATTGGAATTGATATTGTAGGTAAAACTAAAAACTCATCTAATCCAAGTGATACAATTACATTCTTAAATGAAATAGAAACAGCTCAAAAATATATTGATGAATTAAAAGACAATGGAGTTGATAGAGTAGTATTATTAACTCATCAAGGTTATGATTATGATTTAGCAATGGCACCTCAATTAAGTGGAGTTGATGTTATTGTTGGTGGAGATTCTCATTCATTACTTGGAGATTTTTCTAAATTAGGATTATCAAGTGTTTCAAATGATTATCCTACAAAAGTTTCAGATAAAGATGGAAATAAAGTTTGTGTAGTTCAAGCTTGGGAATATGGACATATCTTAGGTGATTTAGATGTTGTATTTAATAAAGATGGTGAAGTAATTGACTGTAGTGGTACTCCAAGATTATTAGTAGGTACAGATTCAATTGATGAAAATCTTTTATCAACAGTAAATGAAGTAATTAGTGATAATAAAAATATTGAAGTTGTAGTTGAAGATGAAGCTACTTTAAATGTAATTAAAAACTATGAAAATCAAGTAGATGTAAAAAAAGCTTTAGTTATTGGTGAAGCTTCAGAAACTTTAGGTCATAACAGAATTCCAGGAGATATGAAAGATGGTGTTAGTAATTTACCATTAGGTTCAGATATCGCTCCAATTGTTGCTAAATCATTTTATGATTTAAGTAATTTAGCAGATGCTTGTATTCAAAATGCAGGTGGAGTTAGAGTTAAAATTGATTCAGGAAATATTACAATGGGTGATGCTTATACATTATTACCATTTGCAAATACTTTATTTGAAATTAAAATGAAAGCTCAAGAGATTAAAGATGTGTTAGAGGATGCTATTGAAGAAGCATTTTATGGTGGTGAGGATATGACAGTTTCAACTGGTTCATTCCCTTATTCTTATGGATTAAAATATGATGTTGATGCAAGTGCTCAAGCAGGAAATAGAATTCAAAATCTAGAAATGAAAGATAGAGAAACTGGAACTTGGTCTACTTTAAATTTATCTGATGATACAACTTTATATACTATTGTGACTAACTCTTATACAGCTGGTGGTAAAGATGGTTATTTAACATTTAAATCAGTTCAAGATGAAAGAGGAGTTGGTACAGATACATATTTAGACTATGCTATGAGTTTTGTAAAATATGTTGAAACTAAAGCTGCAAATAATGAATTAGTGACAAAACTACCTGCTCAAGACCATCCTATAAAAAGTTTTGTAGGACTTAAATAA